From one Bradyrhizobium sp. Ash2021 genomic stretch:
- a CDS encoding NmrA/HSCARG family protein encodes MSNENVVLVTGGTGSQGGATVTHLLVAKKVRVRVLTRNLDSPKAKSLAARGVELVKGDFDDVASLRTALAGVSAAYSVQQWTEKGGTAAEELHGKRFADAVKASGSPHLVYSSAEGVERKSGLGHYESKWAIEQHIRDLGLAATILRPVGFMDAFGVPAMQRGMFLGIFRANFGVSLPVQFVATYDIGWFAARALEDPERYAGRVIPLAGDELSIGEIIRTFKTVTGRKPWVAPIPAFLAKRAMPKEFLDMFTWIREKGFKADIAQVRQEYPQLLTFAGWVKKYSDEH; translated from the coding sequence ATGTCTAATGAAAACGTGGTGCTGGTTACTGGTGGAACCGGCAGTCAGGGCGGTGCGACCGTCACTCATTTGTTGGTGGCGAAAAAAGTTCGCGTGAGGGTCCTGACGCGGAACTTGGACTCGCCGAAGGCCAAGAGCCTGGCCGCGCGTGGCGTGGAGCTCGTCAAGGGTGACTTCGACGACGTGGCTTCGCTTAGGACGGCGTTGGCAGGCGTCTCCGCTGCGTATTCGGTGCAGCAATGGACGGAAAAGGGTGGAACCGCGGCGGAGGAGCTACACGGGAAGCGGTTTGCCGATGCGGTAAAGGCATCGGGCAGCCCTCATCTCGTCTACTCATCGGCGGAGGGGGTCGAGCGGAAAAGCGGCCTTGGCCACTACGAGAGCAAATGGGCGATTGAGCAGCATATTCGTGATCTAGGACTCGCGGCCACGATCCTGCGTCCGGTCGGTTTCATGGATGCGTTTGGCGTCCCAGCGATGCAGCGCGGAATGTTCCTCGGAATATTCAGAGCGAACTTTGGAGTTTCACTCCCCGTCCAATTCGTGGCGACCTACGACATCGGTTGGTTTGCCGCGCGCGCGCTCGAAGATCCGGAGCGCTACGCCGGACGCGTTATCCCGCTCGCGGGGGACGAGTTGAGCATTGGCGAAATAATCAGGACCTTCAAGACCGTCACCGGGCGCAAGCCTTGGGTGGCGCCGATTCCCGCCTTTTTGGCCAAGAGGGCGATGCCGAAGGAGTTCTTGGACATGTTCACCTGGATTCGCGAAAAGGGCTTCAAAGCGGACATTGCCCAGGTGCGGCAAGAATATCCGCAGCTACTGACATTTGCCGGTTGGGTAAAGAAATACTCTGACGAACACTGA
- a CDS encoding DoxX family protein, whose amino-acid sequence MSKISWRQVSALALAAFFVVGSLSNIFAPGSIYEEYLRWGYPHWFHFVTGSLELTTAVLLAQARTRLWGSALGYTVMLAALATVTLHGEYAHGVPPLIVATLSIVVGWIDWRKRLPSSA is encoded by the coding sequence ATGTCAAAGATTTCCTGGCGCCAGGTCTCGGCCTTGGCGCTTGCAGCTTTCTTCGTCGTGGGATCGCTCAGCAACATCTTCGCCCCCGGGTCTATCTACGAGGAATATCTGCGGTGGGGATACCCGCACTGGTTCCATTTCGTGACCGGATCGCTGGAACTCACGACCGCCGTACTGCTGGCGCAGGCACGGACGCGGCTGTGGGGCTCGGCGCTCGGCTACACCGTGATGTTGGCGGCGCTCGCGACCGTCACCCTCCACGGCGAATACGCGCACGGGGTGCCGCCGCTTATCGTGGCGACACTATCAATAGTCGTCGGCTGGATCGACTGGCGGAAGCGGCTCCCCAGCTCGGCGTGA
- a CDS encoding NmrA family NAD(P)-binding protein, with amino-acid sequence MFLVTGVTGKVGGATARHLLAQGKKVRALVRDRAKAASWADQGVELVDGDWNDTAAIERALDGVDGAFVMLPAVWAPSPDFKEANGVIANYVEVLTKAAPPRVVALSSMGANRTSGLGMITALSLLEQGFRDLASPVAVVRAGGFFENFLYGLHVAQGGTLPVYYNPTSRKSTMVATNDIGAEVAMLLTGPAWSGHRVIELGSMVSADEVAAQLGDVMRREVKAFAVPRAEWPAAFEQFGIPKGQTGPAEAMFEAVNAGWMDLGVAGTEHVAGTTLPRDVFAAAQKAATA; translated from the coding sequence ATGTTTCTAGTCACTGGAGTTACAGGAAAAGTCGGCGGCGCAACGGCCAGACATCTGTTGGCGCAAGGTAAGAAGGTACGCGCGCTGGTTCGCGACCGCGCGAAGGCGGCAAGCTGGGCGGATCAGGGCGTGGAACTGGTGGACGGGGACTGGAACGACACGGCAGCGATCGAGCGGGCGCTCGACGGCGTAGACGGCGCCTTCGTCATGCTGCCGGCCGTCTGGGCCCCCTCGCCGGATTTCAAGGAAGCCAACGGCGTCATCGCGAACTATGTCGAGGTGCTGACCAAGGCCGCGCCGCCGCGTGTGGTCGCGCTCTCGTCGATGGGGGCGAACCGGACCAGCGGGCTGGGAATGATCACCGCCCTGTCGCTGCTGGAGCAAGGCTTTCGCGACTTGGCGTCGCCGGTCGCTGTCGTGCGCGCCGGCGGATTCTTCGAGAACTTCCTTTACGGCCTACACGTCGCCCAGGGCGGCACGCTCCCAGTTTACTACAATCCGACCAGCCGGAAATCGACGATGGTCGCGACGAACGACATCGGTGCCGAGGTGGCGATGCTGCTGACCGGGCCAGCGTGGTCGGGGCATCGCGTCATCGAACTTGGTTCGATGGTCAGCGCGGATGAAGTCGCAGCGCAACTGGGCGATGTCATGCGGCGCGAAGTCAAGGCCTTCGCTGTCCCGCGGGCCGAGTGGCCGGCAGCGTTCGAGCAGTTCGGCATCCCGAAGGGCCAAACCGGACCGGCTGAAGCGATGTTCGAGGCGGTCAACGCGGGGTGGATGGACCTCGGCGTCGCGGGCACGGAGCATGTCGCCGGCACAACGCTTCCCCGCGATGTCTTCGCGGCGGCCCAGAAGGCCGCCACGGCGTAG
- a CDS encoding helix-turn-helix domain-containing protein: MSDALSAIERFSRYQSDDAQSVEPVHCPVRDVLDRIGDKWSMLMIVNLAMRPQRFSELHRAIRDISKRMLTQTLRDLERDGLITRHVFPTKPPSVEYCLSPLGQSLLDPMASLIDWADRRYSDIHAARVRFDGAPCDVPR; this comes from the coding sequence ATGAGCGACGCATTGAGCGCGATCGAGCGATTCAGCCGATATCAATCGGACGACGCACAGTCAGTGGAACCCGTACATTGCCCGGTGCGAGACGTGCTCGACCGCATTGGCGACAAATGGAGCATGCTCATGATCGTGAATCTCGCGATGCGACCGCAGCGCTTCAGCGAGCTTCACCGAGCCATCCGCGACATCTCCAAGCGCATGCTCACCCAGACGCTGCGCGACCTGGAGCGCGACGGACTTATCACCCGCCATGTCTTTCCGACCAAGCCGCCGAGCGTTGAATATTGCCTTTCCCCGCTAGGCCAATCCCTGCTGGACCCGATGGCGAGCCTCATCGATTGGGCCGACCGTCGTTATTCCGATATCCATGCCGCTCGCGTCCGATTTGACGGAGCACCCTGTGATGTGCCGCGCTAG
- the frc gene encoding formyl-CoA transferase, which produces MTKALEGVRILDFTHVQSGPTCTQLLAWFGADVIKVERPGVGDITRGQLQDIPNVDSLYFTMLNHNKRSITLDTKNPKGKEVLTALIKSCDVLVENFGPGVLDRMGFPWEKIQSINPKMIVASIKGFGPGPYEDCKVYENVAQCTGGAASTTGFRDGLPLVTGAQIGDSGTGLHLALGIVTALYQRTVTGRGQKVTAAMQDGVLNLARVKLRDQQRLAHGPLKEYSQFGEGIPFGDAVPRAGNDSGGGQPGRILKCKGWETDPNAYIYFITQAPVWEKICDVIGEPGWKTHPDYAKPPARLSRLNEIFARIEQWTMTKTKFEAMDILNKDDIPCGPILSMKEIIEDQSLRATGTVVEVDHPTRGKYFSVGNPIKMSDSPSEVTRSPLLGEHTDEILRQVLGFTDHQVAEIHNSGALDPPRKQAAE; this is translated from the coding sequence ATGACAAAGGCGCTCGAGGGCGTTCGCATTCTCGATTTCACCCACGTCCAGTCGGGACCGACCTGCACGCAATTGCTGGCCTGGTTCGGCGCCGACGTGATCAAGGTCGAGCGCCCCGGCGTCGGCGACATCACGCGCGGCCAGCTGCAGGACATTCCCAATGTCGACAGCCTGTATTTCACCATGCTCAACCACAACAAGCGCTCGATCACCCTCGACACCAAGAACCCGAAGGGCAAGGAAGTCCTCACCGCCCTGATCAAGAGCTGCGACGTGCTGGTGGAGAATTTCGGCCCCGGCGTGCTCGACCGCATGGGTTTCCCCTGGGAGAAGATCCAGAGCATCAACCCGAAGATGATCGTGGCCTCGATCAAGGGTTTTGGCCCCGGCCCGTATGAAGACTGCAAGGTCTACGAGAACGTCGCGCAGTGCACCGGCGGCGCCGCCTCCACCACCGGCTTCCGCGACGGGCTGCCGCTCGTCACCGGCGCGCAGATCGGCGACAGCGGCACCGGCCTGCATCTGGCGCTCGGCATCGTCACCGCGCTCTATCAGCGCACCGTCACCGGCCGCGGCCAGAAGGTCACCGCCGCGATGCAGGACGGGGTCTTGAACCTTGCCCGCGTCAAGTTGCGCGACCAGCAGCGCCTCGCCCATGGTCCGCTGAAGGAATACAGCCAGTTCGGCGAAGGCATTCCGTTCGGCGACGCGGTGCCGCGCGCCGGCAACGATTCCGGCGGCGGTCAGCCCGGCCGCATCCTCAAGTGCAAGGGCTGGGAGACCGATCCCAACGCCTACATCTATTTCATCACGCAAGCGCCGGTCTGGGAGAAGATCTGCGACGTGATCGGCGAACCCGGCTGGAAGACCCATCCGGATTACGCCAAGCCGCCGGCCCGGCTGTCGCGATTGAACGAAATCTTCGCGCGGATCGAACAGTGGACGATGACGAAGACCAAATTCGAGGCGATGGATATCCTCAACAAGGACGACATCCCCTGCGGGCCGATCCTGTCGATGAAGGAGATCATCGAGGACCAGTCGCTGCGAGCCACCGGCACCGTGGTCGAGGTCGATCATCCGACCCGCGGCAAGTACTTTTCGGTCGGCAATCCGATCAAGATGTCGGACAGCCCGAGCGAGGTGACCCGTTCGCCGCTGCTCGGCGAGCACACCGACGAAATCCTGCGCCAGGTGCTCGGCTTCACCGACCATCAGGTCGCCGAGATCCACAATTCCGGCGCCCTCGATCCGCCGCGGAAGCAGGCGGCTGAATAA
- the oxc gene encoding oxalyl-CoA decarboxylase, with product MSVTAAKSIDATEAERELTDGFNLMIDALKLNGLTTIYGVPGIPITDFGRMAQAAGIRVISFRHEQNAGNAASIAGFLTKKPGVCLTVSAPGFLNGLTALAHATTNCFPMILISGSSEREIVDLQQGDYEEMDQLAIAKPLCKAAFRVLHAADIGIGLARAIRAAVSGRPGGVYLDLPAKLFGQVMDAEAGKKSLVKVIDAAPAQIPAPSAVKRALDVLRNAKRPLIILGKGAAYAQADDAIKSLVEKSGIPFLPMSMAKGLLSDTHPQCAGAARSTVLKDSDVVMLIGARLNWLLSHGKGKTWGDQPKKFIQIDIEPKEMDSNVEIVAPVVGDIGSCVTALLEGMGANWAAAPSDWTGAVAKKREENVAKMAPRLMNNNSPMDYHGALGVLRTIIKERPDAILVNEGANTLDLARGVIDMYQPRKRLDVGTWGVMGIGMGYAIAAAIETGKPVLAVEGDSAFGFSGMEVETICRYKLPVCIVIFNNDGIYRGTDVNSAGADPAPTVFVKGSRYDRMMEAFGGVGVNVTSPDELKRAVNEAMDSGKPTLINAVIDPAAGSESGRIGNLNPQSILKKK from the coding sequence ATGTCCGTAACCGCAGCCAAGAGCATTGATGCAACTGAAGCCGAGCGCGAGCTGACCGACGGCTTTAACCTGATGATCGATGCGCTGAAGCTCAACGGCCTCACCACGATCTACGGGGTGCCGGGTATTCCGATCACGGATTTCGGCCGCATGGCGCAGGCCGCGGGCATCCGGGTCATTTCGTTCCGCCATGAGCAGAACGCCGGCAACGCGGCGTCGATCGCGGGCTTCCTGACCAAAAAGCCCGGCGTTTGTCTGACGGTTTCGGCGCCGGGTTTTCTGAACGGCCTCACCGCGCTCGCCCACGCCACCACCAACTGCTTTCCGATGATCCTGATCTCGGGCTCCTCCGAGCGCGAGATCGTCGACCTGCAGCAGGGCGACTATGAAGAGATGGACCAGCTCGCGATCGCCAAGCCGCTGTGCAAGGCGGCGTTCCGCGTGCTGCATGCCGCCGACATCGGCATTGGCCTCGCCCGCGCGATCCGCGCCGCGGTCTCGGGCCGCCCGGGCGGCGTCTATCTCGATTTGCCGGCAAAACTGTTCGGCCAGGTGATGGATGCCGAGGCCGGCAAGAAGTCGCTGGTCAAGGTGATCGACGCCGCGCCGGCGCAGATACCCGCGCCCTCGGCGGTCAAGCGCGCGCTCGACGTCCTCAGGAACGCAAAACGCCCGCTGATCATCCTCGGCAAGGGCGCGGCCTACGCCCAGGCCGACGACGCGATCAAGAGCCTGGTCGAGAAGAGCGGCATTCCGTTCCTCCCCATGAGCATGGCCAAGGGATTGTTGTCCGACACCCATCCGCAATGCGCCGGCGCGGCGCGCTCGACGGTGCTGAAGGACTCCGACGTCGTGATGCTGATCGGCGCGCGCCTCAACTGGCTGTTGTCGCACGGCAAGGGCAAGACCTGGGGCGATCAGCCGAAGAAGTTCATCCAGATCGACATCGAGCCGAAGGAGATGGACTCCAATGTCGAGATCGTCGCCCCCGTGGTCGGCGACATCGGCTCCTGCGTCACGGCGCTGCTCGAGGGCATGGGCGCCAACTGGGCGGCGGCGCCGTCCGACTGGACCGGCGCGGTCGCCAAAAAGCGCGAAGAGAACGTCGCCAAGATGGCGCCGCGGCTGATGAACAACAACTCGCCGATGGACTACCACGGCGCGCTCGGCGTGCTCCGGACCATCATCAAGGAACGGCCGGACGCCATCCTCGTCAACGAGGGCGCCAACACGCTCGACCTCGCCCGCGGCGTCATCGACATGTACCAGCCGCGCAAGCGGCTCGACGTCGGCACCTGGGGCGTGATGGGCATCGGCATGGGCTATGCCATCGCGGCCGCCATCGAGACCGGCAAGCCGGTGCTCGCGGTCGAAGGCGACTCGGCGTTCGGCTTCTCCGGCATGGAGGTCGAGACGATCTGCCGCTACAAGCTGCCGGTCTGCATCGTGATCTTCAACAATGACGGCATCTACCGCGGCACCGACGTCAATTCGGCCGGCGCCGACCCCGCGCCCACCGTGTTCGTCAAGGGCTCGCGCTACGACAGGATGATGGAAGCGTTCGGCGGCGTCGGCGTCAATGTGACCTCGCCGGATGAACTGAAGCGCGCCGTCAACGAGGCGATGGATTCCGGCAAGCCGACCCTGATCAACGCGGTGATCGATCCCGCCGCCGGCTCCGAAAGCGGCCGCATCGGCAACCTCAATCCGCAAAGCATCTTGAAGAAGAAGTGA
- a CDS encoding GntR family transcriptional regulator codes for MAEADIAIVRIAPETSFKNKAYEALKEAILKMDIYATPEQVMLDERALSERLGVSRTPIREAIAMLEQDGFVKTVPRRGIVVVRRTKTEIVDMIRAWAALESMAARLITTTARKKDITALRDFFKDFNKDRLPQDHIEEYSKANIAFHQALISLSESPVLVDMTNDILLHVRGYRQLTIGRKDRTATSLPEHMGIIEALEARDTELAEKRARDHTLGLAAYVEAHGQELFT; via the coding sequence ATGGCTGAGGCAGATATCGCGATCGTTCGGATTGCGCCTGAGACGAGCTTCAAGAACAAGGCCTATGAGGCCTTGAAGGAAGCCATTCTCAAGATGGATATCTATGCGACGCCCGAGCAGGTGATGCTCGATGAGCGCGCGCTGTCCGAGCGCCTCGGCGTCAGCCGCACGCCGATACGCGAAGCGATCGCGATGCTGGAGCAGGACGGCTTCGTCAAAACCGTGCCGCGCCGCGGCATCGTCGTGGTTCGCCGGACCAAGACCGAGATTGTCGACATGATCCGCGCCTGGGCGGCGCTGGAGAGCATGGCGGCACGGCTTATCACGACCACGGCGCGCAAGAAGGACATCACGGCGCTGCGCGACTTCTTCAAGGATTTCAACAAAGACCGTCTGCCCCAGGACCATATCGAGGAATATTCCAAGGCCAATATCGCCTTCCATCAGGCGCTGATCTCGCTTTCGGAATCACCGGTGCTGGTCGACATGACCAACGACATCCTGCTGCATGTGCGTGGCTATCGGCAGCTGACGATCGGGCGGAAGGATCGCACCGCGACCTCGCTGCCCGAACATATGGGTATCATCGAAGCGCTCGAAGCGCGCGACACCGAGCTTGCCGAGAAGCGTGCCCGCGATCACACGCTGGGGCTCGCCGCCTACGTCGAGGCGCACGGCCAAGAGCTGTTTACTTAA
- a CDS encoding acetate--CoA ligase family protein, which translates to MPKHAVRKVLDAVKADKRTSLTAPEGKLVCDAYGIPVPKEGVAKSASEAAKLAADIGFPVVMKIVSPDILHKTEAGGVVVGVKTAADAEKSYETILANARKYKADAKIEGIQVQQMLAGGTEVIVGSITDGSFGKLVAFGLGGVLVEVLKDITFRLAPATRDDALSMLDGIQAHDMLKGVRGGDPVSREALADVIVKVSQFVSDFPEIVELDLNPVFATKKDAIAADVRIVVDFDYKPRPAPRSNEEIVTAMSRIMQPKAVAVIGASAEDGKIGNSVMKNLINGGYKGEIYPIHPKASEILGYKAYKSVKDVPGVIDTAVFAIPAKFVAGALVECGEKKIPGAVLIPSGFAEAGAPELQAEIVEIGQKYNVRLMGPNIYGFYYTPANLCATFCTAYDVKGHAALSSQSGGIGMAIIGFSRSAKMGVSAIVGLGNKSDIDEDDLLAFFEQDPNTNLIAQHCEDLKDGRAFAEAAKRVSKKKPVIVLKAGRTSAGAKAASSHTGALAGNDKIYEDVFKQSGVIRARSLRQLLEFARGVPVLPTPKGENILIITGAGGSGVLLSDSVVDNGMSLMAMPPDLDAAFRKFIPPFGAAGNPVDITGGEPPITYVNTVKLGLSDDRIHALILGYWHTIVTPPMVFARNMVEVKKEMEAKGFVKPMVASLAGDVEVEEAAEYLYQNGIPSYAYSTELPVEVLGAKYKWARGAGLL; encoded by the coding sequence ATGCCAAAACATGCCGTCCGCAAAGTGCTCGATGCGGTCAAGGCGGATAAACGCACCAGCCTGACGGCGCCGGAAGGCAAACTGGTGTGCGATGCCTACGGCATCCCGGTCCCGAAAGAGGGCGTGGCCAAATCTGCCAGCGAAGCCGCGAAGCTCGCGGCCGACATCGGCTTCCCGGTAGTGATGAAGATCGTCTCGCCGGACATCCTGCACAAGACCGAAGCCGGCGGCGTGGTGGTCGGCGTCAAGACCGCGGCCGATGCCGAAAAGAGTTATGAGACCATTCTGGCGAATGCCAGGAAGTATAAAGCCGATGCCAAGATCGAGGGCATCCAGGTCCAGCAGATGCTGGCCGGCGGCACCGAGGTCATCGTCGGCTCGATCACCGACGGCTCGTTCGGCAAGCTCGTCGCCTTCGGCCTCGGCGGCGTGCTGGTCGAGGTGCTGAAGGACATCACTTTCCGCCTCGCGCCCGCGACCAGGGATGACGCGCTGTCAATGCTCGACGGCATCCAGGCCCATGACATGCTCAAGGGCGTGCGCGGCGGCGATCCGGTCAGCCGCGAGGCGCTGGCCGACGTCATCGTCAAGGTGTCGCAGTTCGTCAGCGACTTCCCCGAAATCGTCGAACTCGATCTCAACCCGGTATTCGCCACCAAGAAGGATGCGATCGCCGCCGACGTCCGCATCGTCGTCGACTTCGACTACAAGCCCCGTCCGGCGCCGCGCTCGAACGAGGAAATCGTCACGGCGATGAGCCGGATCATGCAGCCGAAGGCAGTCGCCGTGATCGGCGCCTCTGCCGAAGACGGCAAGATCGGCAACTCGGTGATGAAGAACCTGATCAATGGCGGCTACAAGGGCGAGATCTATCCGATCCACCCGAAGGCATCAGAGATTCTCGGCTACAAGGCCTACAAGAGCGTCAAGGATGTGCCCGGTGTGATCGACACCGCGGTGTTCGCTATCCCGGCAAAATTCGTCGCCGGCGCGCTGGTCGAATGCGGTGAGAAGAAGATCCCCGGCGCGGTTCTGATTCCGTCGGGCTTTGCCGAAGCGGGCGCGCCCGAACTGCAGGCCGAGATCGTCGAAATCGGCCAGAAGTACAATGTCCGCCTGATGGGGCCGAACATCTACGGCTTCTATTATACGCCGGCCAATCTCTGCGCCACGTTCTGCACGGCCTACGACGTCAAGGGCCACGCGGCATTGTCGTCGCAGTCCGGCGGCATCGGCATGGCGATCATCGGCTTCTCGCGCTCGGCCAAGATGGGCGTATCCGCGATCGTCGGCCTCGGCAACAAGTCCGATATCGACGAGGACGATCTGCTCGCCTTCTTCGAGCAGGATCCGAACACCAATCTGATCGCCCAGCACTGCGAAGACCTGAAGGACGGCCGCGCCTTTGCGGAAGCGGCAAAACGGGTTTCGAAGAAGAAGCCGGTGATCGTGCTCAAGGCCGGCCGCACCTCGGCCGGCGCCAAGGCAGCAAGCTCGCATACCGGCGCGCTTGCCGGTAACGACAAGATCTACGAGGACGTGTTCAAGCAGTCCGGTGTGATCCGCGCCCGCAGCTTGAGGCAGTTGCTCGAATTCGCGCGCGGCGTGCCGGTGCTGCCGACGCCGAAGGGTGAGAACATCCTGATCATCACCGGCGCGGGCGGCTCCGGCGTGCTGTTGTCCGACTCGGTGGTCGATAACGGGATGTCGCTGATGGCGATGCCGCCGGATCTCGATGCGGCGTTCCGGAAATTCATCCCGCCGTTCGGCGCCGCCGGCAATCCCGTCGACATCACCGGCGGCGAGCCGCCGATCACCTACGTCAACACCGTCAAGCTCGGCCTGTCGGACGACCGCATCCACGCGCTGATCCTCGGTTACTGGCACACCATCGTCACGCCGCCGATGGTGTTCGCCCGCAACATGGTCGAGGTGAAGAAGGAGATGGAGGCCAAGGGCTTTGTGAAGCCGATGGTCGCCTCGCTCGCCGGCGACGTCGAGGTCGAGGAGGCCGCCGAATATCTCTACCAGAACGGCATCCCGTCCTATGCCTATTCGACCGAACTGCCGGTCGAGGTGCTGGGCGCCAAATACAAATGGGCGCGCGGCGCGGGCCTCCTGTAA
- a CDS encoding alpha/beta hydrolase has product MAKQNQPSIVFAHGLWADGSCFQKLIPALQADGHEVMCSQHGLDSLKGDVECVTRCFGRVSGPVVLVGHSYGGTLITHAGTDSRVAALVYIAALAPDETETSQSLQQKFPVTEVFSHIEVADGRIWLKSDGIPRFAGDLPEAEQKVVWATQAAPVPDLFNQKIDGVAWQSKPSWYIVATEDRTIQPELERFVAKRMGATTVELRSSHVPMLSQPQAVLDVIRNAAQAVQKSKAA; this is encoded by the coding sequence ATGGCAAAGCAGAACCAACCAAGCATCGTATTCGCCCACGGACTTTGGGCCGATGGCTCATGCTTCCAGAAGCTGATCCCCGCACTGCAGGCGGATGGGCACGAAGTGATGTGCTCCCAGCATGGCCTGGACTCTCTCAAAGGCGATGTGGAGTGCGTCACCCGCTGCTTCGGGCGGGTCAGTGGTCCCGTGGTCCTTGTCGGCCATTCTTACGGCGGCACCCTGATCACCCATGCCGGGACGGATAGCCGAGTCGCCGCCCTAGTCTACATCGCCGCCCTCGCACCCGACGAGACCGAAACCTCGCAAAGCCTGCAGCAGAAGTTTCCCGTTACGGAGGTATTTTCTCATATCGAAGTCGCTGATGGACGCATCTGGCTAAAGTCTGACGGCATCCCACGCTTCGCGGGTGATCTGCCCGAGGCGGAGCAGAAGGTTGTGTGGGCGACCCAGGCCGCCCCTGTACCCGACCTGTTCAACCAAAAGATCGACGGTGTCGCTTGGCAGTCGAAGCCGAGTTGGTACATTGTGGCCACTGAAGATCGAACCATTCAGCCGGAACTGGAGCGCTTCGTTGCAAAGCGCATGGGCGCCACAACTGTCGAGTTACGCTCCAGTCACGTCCCGATGCTCTCCCAGCCACAGGCTGTGCTGGACGTGATCCGCAACGCCGCACAGGCCGTTCAGAAATCCAAGGCAGCGTAG